The following nucleotide sequence is from Podospora bellae-mahoneyi strain CBS 112042 chromosome 1 map unlocalized CBS112042p_1, whole genome shotgun sequence.
TTGGAAGCCATGATCGTGTGAAGGTTCGGTGATCTGGACAGAAGGGTTAGTCGGAGTTGTCACTTTGGTGAGGAATTGGGCCTGTCAAGGGGATGTGAAGCTATTAAGATCCCAATGATATCAGACGAGGGGCAGTGGCCGTAGAGGTGCTAGTTCGCGCATCGTGAATCCGTACCCCGCGATGCCCCACTACGAGGAAGCAATGATTTGCGATTGAGCTTGAAGAAAGCGCAAGGGATTTGTGAAATCGCAAAGACTTACCTTGTTGTGATATGGCCTCAGTATGGGTATGAGAGAGGTTTGATCCCTGACTCACTGAGAGTGGCAGAATAACCGGCGGTTGTCGGAAGCGATCACCATGGATCTGTCTTTTTCCATACCGTTTCACTCTCAACTCAACTTGTCAAAAAATTTCACACTCTTGGATACGCCTAGAGTTTTGGCGTACCGAAAATCGCAGTATGGGCCCCACCGTTTCCTGTAAGGCTAAAAAACCCATGCGCGCCTGTCATAGACGAGGGTTCCCTTGCCGATGTCGAGACGTTGCAGCATTGCGTAAAGTCCTAGTGCAAAAATATCGAGAGTAATTCACGCAATGCCTGTGGGCATTCTGAAGGGAACCGACACTTTCCGAGGCCACCCGGTTCCTACCGGTGATGATCTACTTCCAGTAAATGCTTCTCGAGTCCGGATCCCTTCCACTTCCTGAGCAAGACCCAATGGCGATCAAGTCTGTGGGAGAAACGTGGTGGATATGTTCTGGACGGCACCGTCGGAGATAAGGTCAGCAACGTACCCTAGGCCAGCGTATCCAGAACCACAAGCATGGGGACCCTTCTGTGGAGAGATTCGCGAGACGGCTATGGGAGCGAAATGGATGAAGGGAacaagaagggggaggtgatgagacGCTCGAGGTTATAAACAGTCGTGTCTGCCCGTCTGCCCCTCTCATCTCTGTGTCTTCACTTCATCAGCCTCTCTCTCCGTCAGCGTTCTTGTCTTACCGGCCTTCTAATAACTAATTCTCACCACTTTCACAATGGGTTACGACTCCGATTCCGAGAAGCTGGCGCAAATCATCGCCCAGACCCAGATTCAGCCAAGAAAGAAGAATTGGGGCAACCCAGCACCACTGTTCGTGATCCAAGAAAACGGCTTCAAAGATCCCAAAAGAACTAGTCTTGGCTAACTTAACCTTAAATCTCAGTGCCTTGGCAGGGCTAGTCTTAACCTTGACGCCGTTGTCCTGTCAgttgatgggatggagaggatcTGATCTCAATGGGTTTGCCAACAACGGCGCCCATTTCTTCTGCGGTGGTCTGCTCTTGTTCCTCGGCGGTCTTCTCGAGTTCTTCCTCGCTCACACCTTCGCCTTCGTCGTGTACTGCGCATATGGTACGTTTTTTCGGCAATCCACCATAAAGTGGAATGCAATGTTGGATCTAACGAAAACGCTAGGCGgtttcttcttcgccctcggCGCGACACTCACCCCTGGCTTCGGCGCGCAGACCCCGTATATGAAGTCGGGCGTCCTCGGAGCCGAGTTTTACGCCAGCTTCGGCTTCTTCTACCTCTTCGTCGGTCTCCTGTCGTTCGTATTCCTCATCTGCTCGTTGAGGACGAACCTCTGTCTCGTCATTCTGTTCCTCGCCTATACGGTTGCTTTCCCTCTACTCGCCGCTGCCGAGTGGGCCCATGCCGAAGATCGACTGGCTCTTGCTCACAGACTGActgtcggcggcggtgctgCTTGCTTTGTCGTCAGCGCTTGCAGTTGGTGGGCCATGATCGGGGGGTTACTGCAATCGGTGGACTGGCCCTTTGACCTTCCCATGGGAGATTTGAGCCATATCATCCCTGCCGCGAGGAAAGAGGTGGACGTGGAGAGACTGGAATGAGGTGGATGGAGTTACAAAATGCTTAATTTAATGCCAAGTGCGGAAGGATGGAGTAAAATGTATTGTATTTTAGAAGGAGGTGTATTGTAATACTGTGGAAATAAAGTGATACCCAATCAACCAGAGCCGCCGGAATGCATCGGCTTTTTACTGCCCCTCCTACCCGTTGAGGTTTAGCGAAATTCAACTGCCAAAATAGCGTCATAACTCTCGGTTCACCGCCTGTGCCCGTGGGTTTTACTGCCGCGGGGCAACGTGGGGCAGAGGGCGATAACGGCGTTGCTTGATGGGAGCAGCCAACGTGCTTGGAAATGCGCATTGGTGGGCGAATCATTCGAAGGATATTCATGATATAGGCCATCCCAATTCAATACCAAACCTGAAAGCACTCGGTTCCTATCCACGCTCACGGTCATTCTGTCAAGCTGTGCTTAAACACTCTCGTCAGCCCAAAAAAACTTTGTCCAACATCAGCACTCGGAGCTTGGGCCATATCATTGAAGGCCGAAGCGGTGATTCCTAGAGAGCTTCCCAGGGCCTGGAGTTACTGTTCTGACAGAGAATTGCATTTCCAAAATGGCACAATTCAAGCAGTGGGCACTGGAATATGTGCTTGCTGACGATGAGCCTGTGCAGTTACAA
It contains:
- a CDS encoding uncharacterized protein (COG:S; EggNog:ENOG503NZS5); translation: MLDLTKTLGGFFFALGATLTPGFGAQTPYMKSGVLGAEFYASFGFFYLFVGLLSFVFLICSLRTNLCLVILFLAYTVAFPLLAAAEWAHAEDRLALAHRLTVGGGAACFVVSACSWWAMIGGLLQSVDWPFDLPMGDLSHIIPAARKEVDVERLE